Proteins from one Gimesia maris genomic window:
- a CDS encoding terpene cyclase/mutase family protein, protein MNSGRLRASDLSGNPEPGHGTAPTFKIFPSTEAAPFDHPEQLLKGISRSRDYLLSLQHEEGYWVGELEGDSILESEYILLLTFLGKQNSEEAVQAANYLMDIQMPAGGWNMYPEGPIEISASVKAYFALKLTGHSPAEEYMQRARKAILAAGGVEAVNSFTRFYLALLGVIPYSKCPAVPPELMLIPRWMPFNIFEMSAWSRTILVPLSILWEYRPSITLPEEQGITELFTGRPEDYPRTMPKSEALDSLSKKPWFNWHGFFQVVDQGIKLIENLGLKPFRKRAVNRAYQWMTDRFEKSDGLGAIFPPIIWTVIALKCLGQEENSPGIQRALSELKKLQIKEGDRIRLQPCKSPVWDTALSTIALREAGVSNRHLAIRKSVKWLLSQEAREPGDWVNSSKSQAPGGWYFEFNNEFYPDVDDTAMVIMALRRCMPKTLKQDRWLTDFLVTPEWNPYDEDLNTEAIVVGRSESREQAYADLDLLEPMIGAIQRGMHWMLGMQNKDGGWGAFDRDNDRELFTQVPFADHNAMVDPSTADLTARVLEAFADVHLPLSHPACQKALEYVWSQQEDDHCWYGRWGVNYLYGTWQSIVGLTNIGVPADDPRIVRAVGWLKSHQQPSGGWGETADSYADPSLRGQGAATPSQTAWALMGLMAADEIDSAAVRRGVHYLLETQKADGNWDEEPFTGTGFPKVFYLKYHLYRTYFPLMALARFERLRR, encoded by the coding sequence ATGAATTCAGGCAGACTGAGAGCCAGTGATCTGTCCGGCAACCCCGAACCTGGTCACGGAACAGCCCCCACCTTCAAGATTTTCCCCAGCACGGAAGCTGCCCCCTTCGATCATCCAGAGCAGTTGCTCAAAGGGATTAGCCGCTCGCGCGATTACCTGTTGTCCCTGCAGCATGAAGAGGGCTACTGGGTCGGAGAACTCGAAGGAGATTCGATCCTGGAGTCTGAATACATTCTGCTGCTGACCTTTCTGGGAAAACAGAACTCTGAGGAAGCAGTTCAGGCTGCCAACTACCTGATGGATATACAGATGCCTGCGGGGGGCTGGAATATGTACCCGGAAGGGCCCATCGAAATCTCCGCCTCGGTCAAAGCCTACTTCGCGCTCAAACTGACAGGTCACTCGCCAGCAGAGGAATACATGCAACGCGCCCGCAAAGCGATTCTGGCTGCCGGCGGAGTGGAAGCCGTCAACAGTTTCACGCGTTTCTACCTGGCCTTACTGGGAGTCATTCCCTATTCCAAGTGCCCGGCTGTCCCACCGGAGCTGATGTTGATTCCGCGCTGGATGCCTTTCAATATTTTTGAAATGTCAGCCTGGTCCCGTACGATTCTCGTTCCCTTGAGTATCCTCTGGGAATATCGCCCCTCAATCACTCTGCCGGAAGAGCAGGGGATCACCGAGCTGTTTACCGGACGACCGGAAGACTACCCCAGGACGATGCCCAAGTCCGAAGCATTGGATTCTCTCTCGAAAAAACCGTGGTTCAACTGGCATGGTTTTTTCCAGGTAGTCGATCAGGGTATCAAACTCATTGAAAATCTGGGACTGAAACCATTTCGCAAGCGGGCCGTCAACAGAGCTTATCAGTGGATGACCGATCGCTTTGAAAAAAGTGATGGACTGGGAGCCATTTTTCCGCCAATCATCTGGACAGTCATTGCCTTAAAATGCCTGGGACAGGAGGAAAACAGCCCCGGGATTCAGCGTGCTTTAAGCGAACTGAAAAAACTGCAAATCAAAGAGGGCGACCGAATTCGCTTACAACCTTGCAAATCGCCTGTCTGGGATACCGCCCTCAGCACGATTGCCCTGCGGGAGGCGGGGGTCTCCAACCGGCATCTCGCCATCCGAAAATCCGTGAAATGGCTCCTCTCTCAGGAAGCTCGTGAACCGGGAGACTGGGTAAATTCCAGCAAATCGCAAGCACCGGGTGGCTGGTACTTTGAATTCAATAATGAGTTCTATCCCGATGTGGATGACACCGCGATGGTCATCATGGCGCTCAGACGGTGTATGCCTAAAACTCTAAAACAGGACCGGTGGCTGACCGATTTCCTCGTCACACCGGAATGGAACCCCTATGACGAAGATCTCAACACGGAAGCAATCGTTGTCGGTCGCAGCGAGTCGCGCGAGCAGGCCTACGCGGATCTGGACCTGCTGGAACCCATGATTGGCGCCATTCAGCGTGGCATGCACTGGATGCTGGGAATGCAGAATAAGGATGGAGGCTGGGGTGCCTTTGATCGAGATAATGACCGGGAACTGTTTACCCAGGTTCCGTTTGCCGATCACAATGCGATGGTCGATCCCAGTACCGCCGATTTGACAGCACGCGTTCTGGAGGCATTTGCCGACGTACATCTGCCTCTCAGTCATCCCGCCTGCCAAAAAGCGCTCGAATATGTCTGGAGTCAGCAGGAAGATGATCACTGCTGGTATGGTCGCTGGGGTGTGAATTATCTCTATGGAACCTGGCAGTCGATTGTGGGACTGACAAATATCGGAGTCCCCGCTGATGATCCACGAATTGTTCGAGCGGTCGGCTGGTTGAAATCTCATCAACAGCCATCTGGGGGCTGGGGAGAAACCGCGGACAGCTACGCCGATCCTTCGCTACGCGGGCAGGGCGCTGCAACCCCCTCTCAAACCGCCTGGGCTTTAATGGGATTGATGGCGGCCGATGAAATCGACTCTGCCGCCGTGCGGCGGGGAGTGCATTACCTGCTCGAAACACAGAAAGCAGACGGCAACTGGGACGAAGAACCCTTCACCGGAACCGGGTTCCCCAAGGTATTCTATCTCAAATACCACCTCTACCGGACCTACTTTCCGTTGATGGCCCTGGCCCGTTTTGAGCGGCTGCGACGCTGA
- the dnaE gene encoding DNA polymerase III subunit alpha has translation MSDPRPFAHLHCHTHFSMLDGASRIPEMVSKVKEAGMNSLAITDHGNLYGAMDFYQHCRSQDVNPILGLEAYIAPRSRFEKGASRMKEASFHLTLLAQNRQGFENLIKLSSASYLEGFYYKPRIDKEILEAHSEGLILLTGCAAGELSHHILGEDWEEAEKLCAWYEKVFGDRVYMEIQNAGLEIQRQCLEGTVDLANRMGLPLVATNDAHYVDQKDAEAQDVLLCVSTRAVVSDEKRMKMTGDQFFVRTQDEMYNAFPGLEDAVARTQELAERVDIQMSDKKFYPVFQPPDNLTDTQYLRKLCEERLPIKYGDELTQAHWDRLDLELGVIEQMGYSSYFLIVWDFVQFAENEGIPCTARGSACGAIVAFLLGMSQVCPLKYDLLFERFLDPSRTEPPDIDIDFCRDRRQLVIDYTKQKYGEKSVAQIGTFGTLKAKAAIRDVGRALGVPLARVNEIAKMIPESLGIKLKDALKESPDLQSAYDQDSEIKRLLDLAMQLEGLCRSAGTHAAGVVVADLPLSEVVPLQSITGKTDIITQWDGPTVESVGLLKMDFLGLRNLTILDKAVQNVKKHRGIDINPHKLPLDDQETFELLQRGETKGIFQLESGGMRDLLTKMKPDKFEDIIATSALYRPGPLEGGMVMQYVDVKNNRIPIPKVHPIVDEILDETYGVMVYQEQVMRILNRVGGIELSAAYRCIKAISKKKLKIIADFRDQYLEGAKKSGVDVKLATDLFEMIEKFAGYGFNKSHSTAYGGVAYATAYLKAHYPKEFMAALLSCGMESHERITEHVDDCRRMKIEVLPPDINRSEVEFSVDGEKIRFGMGAIKGVGEQVLEAVVKEREENGPFTSLYNLCERVDPKTLNKSTLETLIKAGALNSLGGNQAQLMLTVERAVQSALNIHRDRARGQKSLFGDETVDEETGAEEEASLPEAEDWPRAQKLGAEKEVFGFYLTSHPLAEMGTSLTKYAQNQTNELAEMDDRVEVILAGMVSSIKMAATKKPSKNGNTRYVNFDLEDPHGLVRCIMWPEQFASMGEKVKMEAMVIIKGKIDKRGREPNVIVDQLLTLNDARKQFTDRLAINFKRGVHTRQDMVNVHDVLTQFPGQTEVILVVDSVDQEKPGTQLRYVLNPPGSLRVSCSNEFETQLTAVIGQSHIHFHTPVKKKNTNGSLGR, from the coding sequence ATGAGCGACCCCAGACCTTTTGCTCACCTGCATTGTCACACTCACTTCAGTATGCTGGATGGTGCCAGTCGCATCCCCGAAATGGTAAGTAAAGTCAAAGAAGCGGGCATGAATTCGCTCGCGATTACTGACCACGGCAACCTGTACGGTGCGATGGACTTCTATCAGCATTGCCGCAGTCAGGACGTGAATCCCATCCTGGGGCTGGAAGCCTATATCGCCCCCCGGAGCCGTTTTGAAAAAGGGGCTTCGCGAATGAAAGAAGCCAGTTTTCACCTGACACTGCTGGCACAGAACCGGCAGGGGTTCGAAAACCTGATCAAGCTCTCTTCGGCATCCTACCTGGAAGGTTTCTATTACAAACCCCGTATCGACAAGGAAATCCTGGAGGCACACAGTGAAGGCCTGATTCTGCTGACAGGCTGCGCCGCCGGTGAACTGTCACACCACATTCTGGGTGAAGACTGGGAAGAAGCAGAAAAATTATGCGCCTGGTATGAAAAAGTGTTTGGCGACCGAGTCTATATGGAAATCCAGAATGCAGGTCTGGAAATACAGCGGCAGTGCCTGGAAGGAACCGTGGATCTGGCCAACCGCATGGGATTGCCTCTCGTCGCGACCAATGATGCACACTATGTCGATCAAAAAGATGCCGAAGCGCAGGATGTCTTGCTCTGCGTGAGTACACGCGCCGTCGTCAGCGATGAAAAACGCATGAAAATGACCGGTGACCAGTTCTTTGTACGTACCCAGGATGAGATGTATAATGCATTCCCCGGACTTGAAGATGCGGTCGCCAGAACCCAGGAACTTGCAGAACGCGTCGACATCCAGATGTCGGATAAAAAGTTCTACCCGGTATTCCAGCCACCAGATAATTTGACCGACACGCAATACCTGCGAAAACTTTGCGAAGAACGTCTGCCCATAAAATACGGCGACGAATTGACGCAGGCGCACTGGGATCGACTCGATCTGGAGCTCGGCGTGATTGAACAAATGGGTTATTCCAGTTACTTCCTGATCGTCTGGGATTTCGTGCAGTTTGCCGAAAACGAAGGGATCCCCTGTACGGCTCGTGGATCAGCGTGTGGTGCCATCGTCGCATTTCTGCTCGGAATGTCCCAGGTCTGCCCGCTCAAGTATGACCTGCTGTTTGAGCGATTTCTGGATCCCAGCCGTACCGAACCGCCCGATATCGATATCGACTTCTGTCGTGATCGACGCCAGCTGGTGATCGATTACACCAAGCAGAAGTATGGTGAAAAAAGCGTGGCACAGATCGGCACCTTTGGAACATTGAAAGCCAAAGCGGCGATTCGTGACGTAGGACGTGCGCTCGGCGTTCCCCTGGCGCGAGTCAATGAAATTGCCAAGATGATCCCGGAATCATTGGGGATCAAACTGAAAGACGCGTTAAAAGAAAGCCCCGATCTGCAATCTGCCTACGATCAGGATTCGGAGATCAAACGACTGCTCGATCTGGCCATGCAGCTGGAAGGACTATGCCGCAGTGCAGGCACACACGCGGCAGGCGTCGTGGTGGCTGACCTGCCGCTCTCTGAAGTTGTTCCGCTGCAGTCCATTACCGGTAAGACCGACATCATTACACAATGGGATGGTCCCACCGTCGAATCGGTGGGACTGCTCAAGATGGACTTCCTGGGACTGCGCAATCTGACAATTCTGGACAAAGCCGTTCAAAACGTCAAAAAACATCGGGGCATCGATATCAATCCGCATAAGCTCCCCCTGGATGATCAGGAAACCTTTGAACTGCTCCAGCGAGGAGAAACCAAAGGGATCTTTCAGCTGGAAAGTGGCGGGATGCGTGATCTGCTGACCAAAATGAAGCCGGACAAGTTCGAAGATATTATCGCAACTTCCGCTCTGTACCGACCGGGCCCTCTGGAAGGGGGGATGGTGATGCAGTACGTGGATGTAAAAAACAACCGGATCCCGATTCCCAAAGTTCATCCCATTGTCGATGAAATTCTGGATGAGACCTACGGCGTGATGGTCTACCAGGAACAGGTCATGCGGATTCTGAACCGCGTCGGAGGCATCGAACTTTCTGCAGCGTACCGCTGTATTAAAGCGATCAGTAAGAAAAAGCTGAAAATCATTGCCGACTTCAGGGATCAATATCTCGAAGGCGCCAAAAAAAGTGGCGTGGATGTCAAACTGGCAACGGACCTGTTCGAAATGATCGAAAAGTTCGCTGGTTACGGGTTCAATAAATCACACTCGACCGCCTACGGTGGAGTCGCCTACGCGACCGCATATCTGAAAGCGCATTACCCCAAAGAATTCATGGCGGCTTTACTCTCCTGCGGCATGGAAAGTCATGAGCGAATCACCGAACACGTTGATGACTGTCGCCGTATGAAAATCGAAGTACTCCCGCCAGACATCAATCGCTCCGAAGTAGAATTCAGCGTAGATGGTGAAAAGATCCGCTTTGGCATGGGGGCGATTAAAGGGGTTGGCGAACAGGTACTTGAAGCTGTCGTTAAAGAGCGTGAAGAGAATGGCCCTTTTACCAGCCTGTACAACCTGTGTGAACGCGTCGATCCTAAAACCCTCAACAAGAGCACGCTTGAAACCCTGATCAAGGCAGGGGCCCTCAACAGCCTCGGCGGGAACCAGGCGCAGTTAATGCTCACAGTTGAGCGTGCAGTGCAATCCGCCTTGAATATTCATCGCGACCGGGCACGCGGTCAGAAGAGTCTGTTTGGCGACGAAACGGTTGACGAAGAAACCGGTGCAGAAGAAGAAGCATCATTGCCGGAAGCAGAAGACTGGCCGCGCGCACAAAAACTGGGCGCCGAAAAAGAAGTCTTCGGCTTTTATCTCACTTCACACCCACTGGCTGAGATGGGAACCTCGCTTACCAAATATGCTCAAAATCAGACCAATGAACTGGCAGAAATGGATGACCGGGTCGAAGTCATTCTGGCAGGCATGGTTTCTTCGATCAAAATGGCAGCCACGAAAAAACCAAGCAAGAACGGGAACACCCGCTATGTGAACTTTGACCTCGAAGATCCGCACGGACTGGTTCGCTGTATCATGTGGCCCGAACAGTTCGCATCAATGGGCGAGAAGGTCAAGATGGAAGCAATGGTCATTATCAAAGGGAAAATCGACAAACGGGGCAGGGAACCCAATGTTATTGTCGATCAGCTGCTCACCTTGAATGATGCCCGGAAGCAGTTTACCGATCGTCTGGCTATCAATTTTAAGCGCGGAGTACACACCAGGCAGGATATGGTCAATGTTCACGATGTATTGACGCAGTTTCCCGGCCAGACAGAAGTCATTCTGGTCGTCGATTCGGTAGACCAGGAGAAGCCGGGCACACAGCTGCGGTATGTACTCAACCCTCCCGGTAGTCTGCGCGTTTCCTGCAGTAATGAATTTGAAACACAGTTAACTGCCGTCATCGGACAAAGCCATATACATTTCCATACACCGGTCAAGAAAAAAAATACCAATGGAAGTCTGGGCCGGTAA
- the bioB gene encoding biotin synthase BioB, producing the protein MNNQVTSSPSRWQILADQVLTGYQITREEGLEILNSSDDELLDLLSATYRIRQKHFGKQVQLYYLKNAKSGLCPEDCGYCSQARGSKADIPKYRMLNEEKLLEGAKAADEAKAGTYCIVASGRGPTDKEVEHVASVVEKIKSSFDLRICCCLGLLNEDQAKRLQQAGVNRINHNLNTSREYYEKICTTHTYEDRLQTLKVAREAGMELCSGLIVGMGEVPEDIVDATFELRELETRSIPVNFLNSIDGTSLEAVDELDPRYCLKALCLFRMAHPATEIRIAGGREVNLRSMQAMGLYAANSMFVSDYLTTKGQAAEADYEMIADLGFEVIISGHEMDATKDEPSELAAQAESC; encoded by the coding sequence ATGAACAATCAGGTCACTTCATCTCCTTCACGCTGGCAAATACTCGCAGATCAGGTTTTAACCGGTTACCAGATCACCCGTGAAGAAGGCTTGGAAATCCTAAACTCAAGTGATGATGAATTGCTGGACCTGCTGTCTGCCACCTATCGCATCCGACAGAAACATTTTGGAAAACAGGTACAACTTTACTACCTGAAAAACGCTAAAAGTGGTCTCTGCCCGGAAGATTGTGGCTACTGTTCACAGGCTCGTGGTTCCAAGGCTGATATTCCTAAATACCGCATGCTCAATGAAGAAAAACTGCTCGAAGGTGCGAAAGCCGCTGATGAAGCGAAAGCGGGAACCTACTGTATCGTCGCCAGTGGACGTGGACCGACAGATAAAGAAGTGGAGCATGTCGCTTCTGTCGTGGAAAAAATCAAATCCTCGTTTGATTTGCGAATCTGCTGCTGCCTGGGTCTTTTGAATGAAGATCAGGCGAAACGTCTGCAGCAGGCCGGTGTGAATCGCATCAATCATAATTTGAATACCAGCCGCGAATATTACGAAAAAATCTGTACCACGCACACCTATGAAGATCGCCTGCAGACATTGAAAGTAGCCCGGGAAGCCGGCATGGAACTCTGCAGTGGCCTGATTGTGGGTATGGGCGAAGTCCCGGAAGACATTGTCGACGCCACTTTCGAACTCCGCGAACTGGAAACCCGCTCTATCCCGGTCAACTTCCTGAATTCCATTGATGGTACCTCACTCGAAGCCGTCGATGAACTCGACCCCCGGTATTGTCTGAAAGCACTCTGTCTGTTCCGGATGGCGCATCCTGCCACAGAAATTCGTATTGCCGGAGGCCGCGAAGTCAATCTGCGTTCGATGCAGGCCATGGGGCTCTATGCAGCCAACTCCATGTTTGTCAGTGATTACCTGACAACCAAAGGACAGGCAGCTGAAGCAGACTATGAAATGATCGCCGATCTGGGATTTGAGGTGATCATTTCAGGGCACGAAATGGATGCGACTAAAGATGAGCCCTCAGAACTGGCTGCCCAGGCGGAATCCTGCTGA
- a CDS encoding NAD-dependent epimerase/dehydratase family protein: MTVQSEQKLLVTGGTGLVGSHVIQRARQAGIPTVALVRSLDQAEYLKEFDAELIEGDLTDKNSLRDALTGVTIVVHTAAKVGDWGSVDEYRNTNVRGLENLLTALEEQCLIRHLIHISSLGVYEARDHYGTDETEPPHAAGIDGYTLSKIESEQLLRKHSIPYTVLRPGFIYGPRDRTVLPRILERLKSGRFAYLGSPEKLMNNTYVEHLVDAIFLALFNEDALSQTYNITDVSLVSKREFISTIAELAEYPPPKKVVPLPVARNLARVMEGLWRFLGKKQAPILSQARIKFLGLNLDFSSQKAQQELNYQPQKTFQQSMSATIEWFRTHHKLP, encoded by the coding sequence ATGACCGTTCAATCGGAACAAAAACTGCTTGTGACAGGGGGAACAGGTCTGGTTGGCAGCCATGTCATTCAACGCGCACGACAGGCGGGGATACCAACAGTCGCACTGGTTCGCTCTCTCGATCAGGCAGAGTACCTGAAAGAATTCGACGCCGAGCTGATTGAGGGTGATTTAACCGATAAAAACTCACTGCGTGATGCCCTGACAGGTGTCACGATCGTCGTCCACACGGCAGCCAAAGTAGGTGACTGGGGAAGTGTCGACGAATATCGAAATACCAACGTCAGAGGTTTAGAAAATCTGCTGACCGCACTCGAAGAACAATGCCTGATCAGACATTTGATTCACATCAGTTCGCTGGGAGTCTACGAAGCCCGCGATCATTATGGCACTGACGAAACAGAGCCGCCCCACGCTGCCGGCATCGATGGATATACACTGAGCAAAATTGAATCCGAACAACTGCTCCGGAAGCATTCCATCCCTTATACCGTTCTGCGTCCGGGATTCATTTATGGTCCCCGTGACCGGACGGTTCTGCCCCGTATCCTGGAGAGATTAAAATCCGGTCGATTCGCGTACCTGGGCAGCCCCGAAAAGCTGATGAATAATACCTATGTCGAACATCTGGTCGATGCCATATTCCTGGCTCTGTTCAACGAAGACGCATTGAGCCAGACATACAATATCACAGATGTCTCACTGGTCAGTAAGCGCGAATTTATTTCCACCATCGCGGAACTGGCTGAATATCCTCCACCTAAGAAAGTAGTCCCTCTGCCAGTCGCCAGAAATCTGGCCCGCGTAATGGAAGGTCTCTGGAGATTTCTGGGCAAAAAACAGGCCCCGATCCTGTCGCAGGCACGCATCAAGTTTCTGGGACTGAACCTGGATTTCAGTTCGCAAAAAGCGCAACAGGAACTGAATTATCAGCCACAAAAAACTTTTCAGCAGTCCATGAGTGCTACCATCGAATGGTTTCGCACTCATCATAAATTACCATAA
- a CDS encoding DUF1559 domain-containing protein gives MKRCFGTPKRGFTLIELLVVIAIIAILIALLLPAVQQAREAARRSTCKNSLKQIGIAIHNYADTHRVFPLGNVNAASSSTDYNWAWSTFLLPFVDQAPLYNTINPNGGLLMPLANATYGSTANALQTAIPVYRCPSSIVPVVNNLRTDGTSGYGALSYPAVSGHISDLTGTPVNTYQYKGSFYPRSSVRFRDFTDGTSNTILVGERAFQQTGSTITQPSAAIWAGGRYNAAGTTGITSTVGGLEQDTTGVVSQATNINQKTSGSAPHRGFSSQHVGGCHFLLGDGTVRFISENINSADYNSTAGAAAMGTYQKLAIINDGQVLGEF, from the coding sequence ATGAAGAGATGTTTCGGAACCCCCAAGCGTGGGTTCACACTGATCGAACTACTTGTGGTAATTGCAATCATTGCGATCCTGATTGCGTTACTCCTTCCCGCTGTTCAACAGGCACGTGAAGCTGCTCGACGCTCTACCTGCAAAAACAGCCTCAAGCAAATTGGTATCGCCATTCACAACTACGCTGATACCCACAGAGTTTTCCCACTTGGTAATGTAAACGCTGCCAGTTCTTCAACTGACTACAACTGGGCCTGGTCGACATTCCTGCTGCCTTTCGTTGATCAAGCACCGCTCTACAACACAATCAACCCCAATGGTGGATTACTGATGCCACTGGCAAACGCCACCTATGGGTCTACCGCGAATGCTCTGCAGACTGCGATTCCCGTATATCGCTGCCCTTCATCAATCGTACCTGTGGTTAACAACCTGCGTACCGATGGCACAAGCGGTTATGGTGCTCTGAGCTACCCCGCTGTCTCAGGACACATTTCTGACCTGACTGGTACCCCCGTCAATACCTATCAGTACAAAGGTTCCTTCTACCCCCGAAGCAGTGTTCGTTTCCGTGATTTCACAGACGGAACATCCAACACCATTCTGGTCGGCGAACGTGCCTTCCAGCAGACTGGCAGCACAATTACACAGCCATCTGCTGCCATCTGGGCGGGCGGACGTTACAACGCAGCAGGCACTACTGGTATCACCAGCACCGTCGGTGGCCTGGAACAGGATACAACTGGTGTTGTTTCCCAAGCGACAAACATCAATCAGAAAACTAGCGGTTCTGCTCCCCATCGTGGTTTCAGCAGCCAGCACGTAGGTGGATGTCACTTCCTGCTGGGTGATGGTACCGTCCGATTCATCAGCGAGAACATCAATTCAGCTGACTACAATTCCACAGCAGGTGCTGCTGCCATGGGTACCTACCAGAAACTTGCCATCATCAATGATGGTCAGGTTCTGGGCGAATTCTAA